The Leptospira montravelensis nucleotide sequence TGGTGGAGGAAATTCCAAATTAATGGAGTAATTTGTTTTTTCTTGCAGGAGAGAAAATTCCATCTGTGTGATGGCTTGTCCCAAAGCTAAATAATTTTTGTTTTGGATTTGAGACGCCAAATCTCCGTTAAATGAAAGTGGAGTAGGAAAATCAGATTTTTTGACCACATCATTGATCATCCCTTGCAATCCAAGAGTCCTTCCTTCATCTGGCGAATAAATATGTGCCACACCATATTTGTGTAGGACTTCAATCTCAGATGGAAGAATGGTTCCACCACCACCACCAAACACGCGAATATGTCCTGCCCCTTCTTTTTTCAGAAGGTCAATCATGTATTGGAAATATTCCACATGTCCACCTTGGTAACTGGTGATGGCAATTCCTTGGACATCTTCTTGGATGGCACATTGAACAATCTCTTGTACACTTCGGTTGTGTCCCAAGTGGATCACTTCCACCCCACTTTGTTGTAAAATCCTCCGCATGATATTGATAGAGGCATCATGGCCATCAAAAAGAGAGGCCGCCGTCACAAAGCGAATTTTGTTTTGGGGGGTGTAAGTTAAGATTTCGGAGGTCATAGAGAACAACGTTCTAAAAAGATTGGTACGGGTTCAATTGTAAAATGTGACGGGAATGACATAGCTTTTGAAAACTATGCCATATTTTTCCAAAAGGTCTAGACTAAAGTACGGATTCTGCCTGTTTCATTAGGTCCCGCACTCGATTTTCCAGAATTTCGGTCAGTTCTTTGGCAGCTTTTTTTTCAGGGCCAGTTGGGAACTCGGAAGGAAGAATGGGTTTGCCAATAACGTAACGAATTTTGGTTTTGAAAGCATCTCCGGTCAGAAAAGCCTTAGGTTTTGACATATTGGTAGCTCCAACGATCCCAGAGGGAACAATCGGAACCCCGGCACGAATGGCAAGTTTGGCCGCCATAGCTCGAAAGGATTGTAACTCCCCCGTTTCCGACCGAGAACCTTCTGGGTAAATGGAAAGAAGTTCTCCGTCTTTCATCAAATCGACCATATAATTCTCTAATTTTTCATAATATTCCATCGCTGCTCGTTTATCCATTTCCGATTCTTTGGCAGCATTGCGAATGATAGGCATACTTCCCCAATTGATCAGGTTCTTTTTGACAACTCCCCCCAAAGAATTTAACAAAACTTCAATGATAGGTTTGGTTAGACTTAAAGGCGGATAATGAAACGGAGAGTTTTTATGATTGATGATGGCCATGATCTCTTCCTGCGGATGAAAGAGCTCATATTTGCCTAAATAAACGATTTTTCGGTCGGCAAAGGCACCTTGGACTGCGATGTCCAAATAATCTGTATGGTTTGAGACAATGAGAGCTCCACCGAATTCGGGAATATTTTCGTATCCAGCCACTTTTACGTCATAAATTAGCTCTAAAAGGTTACGGAGGACGGTTTTCGGAACTTCCCGAGGGATTACAAAGAGACTTTCTAATATATCTGCGGCGTTTTGGTTTGATTCCATAGAAACATCACATATTTCAAAATAAAACTTTATGAAATCAAGTTGGATTTTCATCTTAGATGGAAATTCCTATGAAAGCATTCCTACTCGCACAGAGCTCCCATTGGTTCTCCCCCATCCCTCTCGATTTCTTACACCATTGGGATCCAACTCTTGGTGGAATCTTGGTCGTGATTTCGACTATCTGCCATTACCTGGGAGGAAGTAGCTTTTTTTTGGGCCTCATTTCCTTTGTTTATATTTACTACAGGCCAAAACTAACATTCGAACTTTCCCTCGGGTTACTTACTTCTGCTGTGATGGTTTCTCTTTTAAAATTCTATTTTGAAAGCCCAAGACCCTTTCCTTATCCTGAAGCCTTTGATGAAAAAGCATTCGGTTTACCATCAGGACATGTATATTCAGCAGTTGTCGTCTGGGGATTGTTAGCCTACCGAATCCCAAAACTTTGGTTTCGAGTTCTTTCTGTCCTAATTATCCTTTTTATGCCTTTTTCCAGAATGTATCTTAGGGTCCATTATTTGGGAGACGTCAGCGTGGGATTTGGATTGGGTTTGATCCATTTACTGATTCTTTTATTTTTACTAGATAGATTTTATAAAAACGATTCGGTTCCTGCCTTCTTACAAACAGAAAAATACAGAACATTAAGTTTACTAGGTATTGTTGTTACTTTATCACCCATCTCTTTAGATTCTCCTTTTTTATCTATCGAACATCATCATAGTTTATCGGGAGTTCTTATGGCAAGTGGAGCTCTTGCAGGTTTTTGGATGGGAGTTCTATTTTATCCAAGATTTAGCAAACCAGAATTTTTAGATTGGTCCCTTCCAAAATGTAGTTTTTCTTTAGGAACTAAAGAATTTAATATTTTTTGGAATACGTTTCTTGTTCGTTTGTTAGTTTTAGCGATAGTGATCTCGTTATTCTATGTAATACCTGGTATCATTATCAAAAAAACCATTTGGAAAGATGATTTGTTTTTAAGATACATTCGTTACTTAGTTGTAGGATTTGCACTAGTTGCAATTGTTCCTTTAATTCTGCAAAGGATACAAAAAGGAAAGTTTTTGCAAAACTAATACATGCAAAAAATAAAAAAGATATTTCAAATTTTAAAAGTAGAACTGATGAAAGAAGGAGTTCTTAAAAACTCTTTCTTTGTTAGTAGCTCTAAAGCTATATCCGCCATTACCAATTTGGTGTTTATGATTTATTCCGTGAACTTACTAAGCAAAGCGGAAAATGGAAAACTCCAATACTTTTTAGGTTTTTTGCCTGTGGTATTAGCAGTTGCGGAATTCGGCCTTCCTAATGCGCTAATTAAATACATTTCTCCGATGGCAGAACGAAAGGAAAACCCTGGTGCCATTTTAAACGCATCCCTTCGCATTAAATTTTATTCTTTTTTGTTTTTGTCTTTGGTTTGTTTTGTCGCTTATATCACAGGAGATGAAAACTATTTTGTATTATTACTTTTGTTATTCGGCGGAATCATCATTTCGTTTATATCTTACTTCGAAAGCCTTTTTGTTTCCTACCGTAAATACAAATCATTATCACTCTGGAACCCACTTCCAAACATAGTCAGACTTTTATTATTACTCTATTTCTCTGAATCAAGTGTTCATCCATTAACTTATATGGACATACTTGCTATTTTTTGTATTGCTCCTATTTTCGTTTTGTTTTTATTCTTTTTCTTTTTTGGAAAAGAAGAAATTTCTTTTTCGGCAGAGCCAGAAGAAATCAAAATCAGCGAAAAAAAACTTTTGCTTTTTAATCTTTGGGCCTTTGCAGCCTCAATATGCGCCATTCTTTCTGATCGATTGGAAATTTTCTTTTTAAACCAATTCCATCCTCCAGAAATTGTAGCAGATTACGGAACCGCCTTACAGCTGTTTAGCGGTTTTATTATCATACTAGCAACCTTT carries:
- a CDS encoding lysophospholipid acyltransferase family protein, coding for MESNQNAADILESLFVIPREVPKTVLRNLLELIYDVKVAGYENIPEFGGALIVSNHTDYLDIAVQGAFADRKIVYLGKYELFHPQEEIMAIINHKNSPFHYPPLSLTKPIIEVLLNSLGGVVKKNLINWGSMPIIRNAAKESEMDKRAAMEYYEKLENYMVDLMKDGELLSIYPEGSRSETGELQSFRAMAAKLAIRAGVPIVPSGIVGATNMSKPKAFLTGDAFKTKIRYVIGKPILPSEFPTGPEKKAAKELTEILENRVRDLMKQAESVL
- a CDS encoding phosphatase PAP2 family protein; this encodes MKAFLLAQSSHWFSPIPLDFLHHWDPTLGGILVVISTICHYLGGSSFFLGLISFVYIYYRPKLTFELSLGLLTSAVMVSLLKFYFESPRPFPYPEAFDEKAFGLPSGHVYSAVVVWGLLAYRIPKLWFRVLSVLIILFMPFSRMYLRVHYLGDVSVGFGLGLIHLLILLFLLDRFYKNDSVPAFLQTEKYRTLSLLGIVVTLSPISLDSPFLSIEHHHSLSGVLMASGALAGFWMGVLFYPRFSKPEFLDWSLPKCSFSLGTKEFNIFWNTFLVRLLVLAIVISLFYVIPGIIIKKTIWKDDLFLRYIRYLVVGFALVAIVPLILQRIQKGKFLQN
- a CDS encoding oligosaccharide flippase family protein, whose amino-acid sequence is MQKIKKIFQILKVELMKEGVLKNSFFVSSSKAISAITNLVFMIYSVNLLSKAENGKLQYFLGFLPVVLAVAEFGLPNALIKYISPMAERKENPGAILNASLRIKFYSFLFLSLVCFVAYITGDENYFVLLLLLFGGIIISFISYFESLFVSYRKYKSLSLWNPLPNIVRLLLLLYFSESSVHPLTYMDILAIFCIAPIFVLFLFFFFFGKEEISFSAEPEEIKISEKKLLLFNLWAFAASICAILSDRLEIFFLNQFHPPEIVADYGTALQLFSGFIIILATFNSIIYPKLARLAETDEFPNVLKKSVFLGGMIAIALSPGILLAEPILTLLFGTKYTNSISVFKILYPNFLLQLVFAPLGTALFALGLPRLLAGLALLRLLFGAIFDYWIIPDSGANGAAISLFLGQIVSWLLLTGYFMAYFRK